A single window of Mangifera indica cultivar Alphonso chromosome 18, CATAS_Mindica_2.1, whole genome shotgun sequence DNA harbors:
- the LOC123202253 gene encoding protein DETOXIFICATION 53-like: MCPGSGTESLESINREPLIIKEDDDNDEGMRTKPEGKFMQAFFKHRPVREEVLSLGKIGGPIVMTTLLLNSRSALSMLFLGRLGRTELAGGSLALACANITGISVIKGLTTGMDPICGQAYGARKFSVLSQIFQKTVCLLLLVSIFISLFWRNMEPIFLRLGQNPDISRVATSYMLYSVPELLAQAILHPMRSFLRAQDRTSPITISAIFAVVLHLPISYLLANHLKLGVKGVALALALNTFNMNLGLLIYIFMSEEALKPWHGFSFDSFFHGWCSLLSLAVPSCLQVCLEWWWYEIMLFLCGLLGNPEISVSAMGILIQTTGILYIFPFAINNSLATRVGHELGAGQPSQAQWTAKIGICLALAFGLAAFIVMTAIKSFWGKLFTDEPQVLHLISTTLPLLGLCEIGNSPQTSAWGVLTGQARPKDGARINLYSFYLLGLPVAVLSTFRFEVGFHGPWYGLLVAQFCCACMMIITLIRTDWELQAKRAAELTRAAENEEDDLESALISNED; the protein is encoded by the exons ATGTGTCCGGGGAGTGGAACTGAATCTCTGGAGAGCATAAATCGTGAACCTTTAATTATAAAGGAAGACGACGATAACGATGAAGGAATGAGAACAAAACCTGAAGGAAAATTCATGCAGGCCTTTTTTAAACATCGTCCG GTGAGAGAAGAAGTTCTGTCACTGGGAAAGATTGGAGGCCCCATAGTAATGACAACATTGCTTCTGAATTCAAGATCTGCACTTTCTATGCTGTTTTTGGGTCGTCTGGGGAGAACAGAATTAGCTGGGGGCTCATTGGCACTTGCGTGTGCAAATATCACAGGCATTTCAGTCATTAAAGGCCTGACTACTGGAATGGATCCAATTTGTGGGCAAGCCTATGGAGCCAGGAAATTTTCAGTTCTCAGTCAAATCTTCCAAAAAACTGTGTGTCTTCTCTTGCTTGTATCCATTTTCATCTCTCTCTTCTGGCGAAACATGGAACCCATTTTTCTACGTTTAGGACAAAATCCTGATATCTCAAGAGTTGCTACTAGTTACATGCTCTATTCTGTACCTGAATTGCTAGCTCAAGCCATTCTCCACCCAATGAGGTCATTTTTAAGAGCCCAAGACCGGACTAGCCCAATTACAATATCAGCCATTTTTGCTGTCGTCCTTCACCTTCCAATCAGCTACTTGTTGGCTAATCATTTGAAGTTAGGAGTTAAAGGTGTTGCATTGGCTCTTGCTTTGAATACATTTAACATGAATTTGGGCTTGCTAATTTATATCTTCATGTCTGAGGAAGCACTCAAACCGTGGCATGGGTTTTCTTTTGATTCATTCTTTCATGGGTGGTGTTCATTGCTAAGTCTTGCAGTGCCCAGTTGCCTTCAAGTGTGCTTGGAGTGGTGGTGGTATGAAATAATGTTGTTTCTTTGCGGACTATTGGGGAATCCAGAGATTAGCGTTTCAGCCATGGGAATTCTTATTCAAACCACAGGGATTCTCTATATCTTCCCGTTTGCAATCAACAACAGCTTAGCAACAAGAGTTGGCCATGAATTGGGCGCTGGGCAGCCTTCTCAGGCTCAATGGACTGCTAAAATCGGCATTTGCTTGGCTTTGGCTTTCGGGCTTGCAGCCTTTATTGTCATGACTGCAATCAAATCTTTCTGGGGGAAATTATTTACAGACGAGCCACAAGTTCTTCACTTGATCTCGACTACACTTCCCCTTTTAGGGTTATGCGAAATCGGCAACTCTCCGCAAACATCAGCCTGGGGCGTCCTGACAGGACAGGCACGTCCCAAAGATGGCGCCCGCATAAACTTATATTCATTTTACTTGCTGGGCTTACCGGTTGCTGTTCTCTCGACGTTCAGATTCGAAGTTGGGTTCCATGGTCCTTGGTATGGGCTGCTGGTTGCGCAGTTTTGTTGTGCGTGTATGATGATCATCACGTTGATTCGAACGGACTGGGAACTCCAGGCCAAGAGAGCTGCAGAGCTCACCAGGGCTGCAGAAAATGAGGAAGATGACTTAGAGAGTGCTTTAATTAGCAATGAAGACTGA